From the Thermosynechococcus sp. genome, the window TAAATAGCTGCGGCCTTGATCATCCCAAACCCGACAGCCTTCACCGCGCACGAGCGTAATCGGAAAGCGGCCATAGGTGGTCATCACCACTTGGTCAAAGGCCTCAGTACTGAAGGATGTCGAGGGAGCAGCAACCATTGACTCTGGACCCAAAGCAAAAACTTCCTGCTATCTTAGCATCTCCCTATCGCTGTGGCAGGGGAGTTGGGGATCACCCTAGGATTAGTGCTTATTGACCGCCAAGGATGGCTTCGGTACACTACACCTAGTATTAGCCATTAAATCCTGACCCTATGGTGCAAAATCCTCCCCGTCCCCAAACCAGCTTCCCCACGACAGCCCCCACAGCCTATCCCGTGTTTTACCGTACCTACAGCCGCCAAAATGAAGCGGGCGAGCGGGAGAGTTGGCAACAGGTGTGCGATCGCACCCTCAAAGGCCTACAGGAAGTGGGACACCTCACCGAAGCAGAAGTGGCACTGCTAAGAGAAATGCAGCAGGAGCTGAAGGCACTGCCCTCTGGCCGTTGGCTGTGGGTCGGCGGCACTGATTGGGTACGCCAGCCGGAGAACTTTTCCGGTGCCTACAACTGCACCAGCACCAATGTCGTGGATTGGGACTCCTTTGGCCTCATGATGGACTTGGCCATGCAGGGCTGTGGCACGGGGGCGATTCTGGAGCCAAAATACATCTCTCAGTTACCCCCCATTTGCAATCGCCTAGAGGTCACCGTTGTCGGCAACATTGGTCAAACCCCCAGGGAAGCGCGTCAAGAGCACACCACCGTCACACTCAGCGGGCAGACCTGCCAGATTAAAGTGGGGGATAGCCGCCAAGGCTGGGTGAAGTCCTACCAAACGCTTCTTGAGCTAGCCAGTAACCCGCACCTCGGTGGTTCAGTGCAGGTAACGATTGACATAAGTGATGTGCGTCCGACAGGTGAGCGGCTCAAGGGGTTTGGGGGAGTGGCCAATCCAGTCAAGCTGCCAGAGCTCTACCATCGCTGTGCTGCTCTGTTGAATGCTGCAGTGGGTCGGCAGTTGACCGCTGTGGAGTGCTGTCTGCTGATTGATGAGGCAGCCGTTGTCGTCGTTGCAGGTAATGTGAGGCGATCGGCTGGCATGCGTCAGGGCGCTAGTGATGATGAGGCGTTTGCCCAGGCGAAGCAAAACCTCTGGCAGCAGGATGAGCAGGGCAATTGGCGCATTGATCCCAAGCGGGATGCCCTGCGAATGGCCAACCATACCCGTGTCTTCCACAGGAAGCCTAGTCTTGAAGAATGTATCAATGCGGTGCGGAGTCAGTTCTATTCTGGGGAAGGGGCTATTCAATGGGCAGGGGAGGCGATCGCCCGCGCCAATGCCGATCTTCTAACCACACCCCATCTAAAGCAGGCTTTTCTGCGTGCCTATGAAAATCAACAGGGGGACGCCTTTTTGCAGAAGCTGTTGCCTGCCATGGATCAGCGGGAGCTTGCCCACCGCCTGGGTCGCTATGGCCTCAATCCCTGTGGGGAAATTATTGGTGCGGATTTTCACTGTAACCTGGCGGAAATTCACCTCAATCAGATTGATCCAGCGGATACAGCCACCCAAGAAAAAGCGTTCAAAGCCGGCGCCCTCTCCGTTGCCGCCCTGTTAAACCATCGGTTTGTGGTTGAGCGCTATCAATACTCCCGTGCCGTTGATCCCATTGTGGGCGTCAGCTTTACGGGACTCTTCGATTTCTTTGTCCATGCCTTTGGTGTGCCTTGGCTCCAATGGTGGGCCGCAGGGCGTCCCGATACACCCCAAGGGCGGGAGTTCAAGGCCCAAGAAGCAGCCTTCCTCCAACGCTGGCGGCGGATTGTCCATGAAACCGTTTGGGAGTATTGCGATCGCCATGGCCTCAAGCGCCCCAACCGTTGTACCACTGTCCAACCCTCCGGTACTAAATCCCTGCTGACGGGTGCCTCCCCCGGTTGGCATCCCCCCAAGGCCCAACGCTTTATTCGGCGGATTACCTTCCGCAAGGGCGACCCAGTAGCGATGGCTTGCTATGACTATGGCTACAATGTCATTCCCTCCCAGTCCGATAAGGATGAGACGGGTAAGCTTCTGGATGATCCCTTTGATCCGCGGTGTACCGAGTGGCTGGTCGAAATTCCCGTTGCTGTCTCTTGGGCAGATCTGGCGGGGGCAGACACGATTGATATTAGCCAGTTTTCCGCTTTAGCGCAGTTTGACTTCTATATGCAGGTGCAGCAACATTACACCACCCACAACACCAGTGCCACCATTGAGCTACGGGAAGCTGAAGTGGAACCCCTTGCCACAGCAATTTACACGGCGATTCAGCAGGATCAAGGGTATATTTCTGCGGCCCTCTTGGCACGCTTTGATGCCCATGAAACATTCCCCCGGCTGCCCTTTGAACCCATTAGCAAAGAACGCTATGAGCAGGAAGTTGCGGCAGTTGCTCGGCGCAAGCGGGTCCATGATTTCCATGAAGCCCTATCGCGCTATAGCCAACCCCTGACGGAGGCAGGGCCAGCCGGCTGTGACTCCGATAAGTGTCTGATGTCCTAAGAGAATGGGGGCAAACTTGCCCCTCTATTTAGGCAACTTTGTAAACCAGTTCTTCTTGGCGTGATCGAGCTGACCTTGAACGAATCCCGAGACCATACTAAAGTCTGCTCCAGAAATGTCGGCACCGGTAAAGTTTGCTCCTGAGATCGAGGCATCCAGTAGTTTTGCCCCCTTCAAATTTGCCCTCTCAAAGTTGGCTTGCACCAGATAGGCACCGCAGAGATTGGCATCATTCAGGTTAGCTCCCTGAAAATTGGCTTCCCGCAATACAGCATTGGCAAGAATACAGCCTTTCAAATCTGCATTGGTAAAATTGGCGTTGGCAAAGTTAGCCCCCGCCAGATCCGCATTGCGGAGGACAACATTGGAGAGATCGACATCCATAAAATCTCGCTCTCCCCGTTTATAGGCTGTGAGCACCTGTGCCGCTGTCATCCGTGGTGTGACTTTGGCGCGGAGGTGTTGACCGGGACCAGTTCCGACAACGGGTGGGCCTCCCAATTGGGTCCCTGTCATCTTTGATTGGCGCACTCGCGCCGCTTGGGCATTTTGACTCACCGATGAGGCATAACTGGAGCGCTTAGGTGCTCCAGGAACACGGGAACGGTTTTGGGTCGGCGGGGTCGAAAGGGCATTGCTGAGGTCATCATCCTCTGCGGCAACAGTAGGAGCAGCCCCACCAGCTGCTTGTTTGGACTCAAGTAGTTGCAGATCCGCAAGGACATCCATGGCGGTTTGGTAGCGATCTTTAACCGCATCCTGGAGCATTTTGTTGAGGAGAGCAGCAAACTCAGGGGAAATATTCTTGACGTAGCGCTGCCAATGCCATTCGCCGGTGCGCGGATCCCGTTCAATTTCCTTGGGGGATTTAGCGGTCAGTAAATAGACACAGGTGACCCCAAGGGCATAAATGTCACTGGCATAGACCGGACGCATGGCCATTTGCTCTGGCGGCGCATACATGGGGGTTCCCACGGCGAAGCTGGTAAATGTGGATAGCTCCGGGGCATTTTCCACCATGGCCTGCGTGACTTTGTCTTTCACGGCACCAAAGTCAATCAGCACCAACCTGTTATCAAGATCACGGCGGATGAGATTAGCCGGCTTAATGTCGCGGTGAATGACACTATTTTGGTGTAGGTAATCAAGGATGGGCAGCACTTCCTGCAAAACCTGCTTTACCTCTTCTTCGCTTTTGGGCCCAAAGCGCTTGACCTCCTGTTGCAGGGTAAGGCCACCCACGTATTCTTGGATCAGGTAAAATTCATTTTCATTTTCAAAGTAGCCGAGCAGCCGAGGCAATTGTGGGTGATTGCCAACTTTACCCAAGGTTGTGGCTTCCCGCAAAAAAAGCTCCCGCGCCATCGCTATGATGTGGGGAGCTGTGGCGGCGGGTCGCAACTGTTTAATCACACAGGTGGGATTGCCCGGCAGTCGCGTATCAATGGCCAAAAAGGTAGCACCGAACCCCCCTCGCCCTAGAACTTTAATTGCCTTGTATTGATCATTGAGTAGAAGTTTGCTGCCGCAGGCTTGGCAAACATCGACATCGTCAGGGTTGTCTGGTTTGGTACAGTTCGGATTTAGGCAATAACTCATAAGCAGCCAAGAAGATGAACAGCACGTTCAACAAGGGGGGAAGGGAGATAGGGTGACCTGTTTTTTTTGAAGTCAAAGCTTACAGGAATATACCCCCACCGCTAGCATAACTCAGTAGTTTTCACAAAACGATTCTGTACTTTTACGATACTCTTTTTTCTTTGCCTCGCCCTATCCGTGAAATTACGGAAGTTTGACAAGAAGTCTGGAGCCCTTTTCTCAAGTATGGGATGTCTCAGGAGAACGCTGATCCTTCCCGACAGGGGCTTTGACTGTTTTGAAGATCTCCCGACCTTGTGAAAAGAGCCTTTGTTATGATACAAGGGTAGCACTTCATCCTCCCTGGTGTGGCTTTGGCTATGACCCCGCTTGTGACAGCTAGTCCTAAGGACTCCTTGTGCGATCGCCAGCAGGTTTTGGCCTGGCTAGCGGCAAATGTACCTGCGCCACGACTACAGCACATCCTGAGGGTGGAAACAATGGCGGCGGAGCTAGCTCTACACCATGGCTTGGATGTGGATCGCGCTGCTTGGGCTGGATTACTGCATGATTTGGCGAAGTACTTTCCTCCAGAGCGATTGTTAAGTATGGCACGGGAGGCGGGGCTACCCATTACAGAGGTAGACGAAGCAGATCCCCATTTGCTCCATGCCGACATCAGTGCTTTGGTGGCGCGGCAGCAATTTGGTGTGACTGATGAGCAGGTCTTAGCAGCCATCGCCAATCACACCTTGGGTCAAGCCGGCATGGATGCCTTGAGTTGTGTCGTGTTTCTTGCGGATAGCTTGGAGCCAGGGCGGGGCCAGACGGTGGAGCTCGAGGAATTGCGCAAGGTGGCTCACCAAAATTTACAGGAGGCGGTGTGGCGAGTGTGCGATCGCACGCTGTTGTGGCTGATTGATCAGCATCGCTTAATTCATCCACGCATGCTCCTCACCCGCAATTGGGCAATGCAGGTGGCACCGGCAAAGCCGAAAAAGAGCGAAAGGACAGCTACCGCCAAGGTTGAGAGGCATTGTTAACCTAGAAAGTAGGTTTAATCTTGGAGTTGCCCTATGAGCACCGCTGCAGCAACGGCTGTTCCCAGTATTTTCTCAGGTGAATTTGTTCAGGAAACACTGGCTTTAACCCGTCGCCTGTTTATCCAACTGCAACGGCGCCCTTCCACACTGGTGGCGGGGGTGGTACAACCCTTGATTTGGCTGGTCCTCTTTGGTGCCCTCTTCCAAAATGTGCCGCAGGGCCTCTTTGGCGAGAGCACGAGTTATGGTCAGTTTCTTTGCGCTGGCATTATTGTCTTTACGGCCTTTAGTGGTGCCCTCAATGCGGGGTTGCCGGTGATGTTTGACCGTGAATTTGGGTTTTTGAATCGGCTGTTGGTGGCACCGTTGGCTTCGCGGTTTTCAATTGTTCTCGCCTCGGCGTTGTTTATTACCACCCTAAGTCTGATTCAGGTGGGGGCGATCGCCAGCTTGGGGGCACTCCTAGGAACGGGGCTACCCAATTTAGCGGGTATTGGGGTTGTCTTGGCAACGGTGCTGATTTTGGTTTTCGGCGTAACGGCCTTGAGCCTCGGTCTTACCTTTGCCTTGCCGGGGCACATCGAATTGTTGGCCGTTATTTTTGTCATCAACCTACCGTTACTCTTTGCCAGTACCGCCTTGGTGCCCCTGTCGTTTATGCCTCGCTGGTTGCAGTGGATTGCTAGCCTCAACCCCCTCAGTTTGGCCATTGAACCAATTCGCTATGTCTATCTGCACCCCGATTGGCGGTTGAGCGATGTGGTGATGGTGGCTCCTTGGGGGTCACTGAGCTTGGGAGCGGCACTGCTAATCCTTTTGACTGTCGCCCTAGGAATGAGCCTACTGATCCAACCGCTATTACGGCGCCGCTTGGCCTAGACCACCCGCAATGTGAAGCCTTGGGTACACCACTCCCGCACATCCAAGCAAAACTCATTCCCTTCCGGTTCACTGCTGAGATCCCCTAGCAGACCGAGAACCAAGGCAAGACTATCCTCACCAGAAATTAGGAATGGCTCTGAATGATTGGGGTGGCTACTCAGTTGACTAAAACGGCTCAGAGGACGGGGGCTGCTGATGATAAAGACCTTCAGCCATTGGCAAGGGCGATTCAGCGTCCAAGTATAGAGGGGAATATTCAAGCCGGGGGCAACCGCTAACTGCCACGACTGCGTTTGCAGCGGCAGCAGGAGCATCCCCTGACTGCTATCCCAGGCAAGGGCGACAATGTTGAGGGGGCGATCGCCATAGTTGTAGAGGCTCCAGCGGCAAGTATCTCCCTTGGCCAAGGTGAGGGGGCTGTGTAAATTCATGGCTGGCAGCTTAGTGCTCAGGACATCTGGAAGGGGATTGGGACTGCGGGGGGGGGATTGGCGGCTCAAGAGTTTTGCTGTTGGCGATAGTTGTTCAAGAGTTGTACACACAGCCACCTGACTGGAGGTGGGATTGAGCGTTAGGGTCAGCCATTTCTGGGCCAGGAGGGCATTCAGTAGGGGGTTCAAGCGACGGATACCGGCTTTGGCGGCTTCATTGCTACCACTACAACTGTGTTCCAACAACGTCCCTACTGGCCACTCCAGCCCATAACTGCCCGCTGTCTCACTTTTGGTGAGAACCACATCCGGCAGGGAGTCACTGCTGTTGAGGACGGCAGCTTTTTCTTCATTGGCCAGGGCATTGATGGCATCCACGCGCTCAATTTTGCTGAGGTTGGTGTCGAGGGCCACCTGCAGATGGAGATTTTTCCCTAAACGCCGCTGTTGTTCATAGAGGCGATCGCCCACTTGCAGAGGCTGACTGCTGACTCCTTGGGCCAGCAGGCCATTAAAACTCGCCATATCAACCACGGTGCCACCATCGGCAGTGCTCCAGCGACTGTGGGGATGACAGTAGGTCAACAGCCAAGGACTGAGGCCGCCACACCAGATTTGTAGGGAGCGATCGCGCCCTATTGCCTGCACTACACCATCAAATCCTGGGGATAGGGTGAGGTTCGCCGCTAACCCGTCGCTCACCAGACGCATTTCTGCCCCCGTTTGCCAGCGCAGTTCATCGGCTGTGTACATCAGGCTCGTTGCCAAGGGGCGATCGCCCCCCAAAGCCGCTAGATAATGGCTAAAACTAGCAGTAAAGAGTCCCATAGGGACACCATTCAGGTGTGTTTCTACTCCCAAATCAGCCCAGAGGAGATGATCTTTGGGAACTTGGCCTATGCCACGGGTCTCTCCGGGGTGCAACGGGACAAATCGCCAACGCAGCATCTCCCCCTCAATGGGGGGCGGGCTAAAGCGAGTGTCGAGCCATACCTGTACCCCTTTGGTACGCAGTAATTCAGCCAGAGGTAAGATGCCCTCACCAGCTCTTGTGGCATCCGCCAAAACCAGCGCTGGTTGTTGCTGCCAGAGGGTGCCATAGCCACTAAAGTAAACCAAAAGGGGCTGACCAGAGCGCTCCAGCACCCCTAGGGTTTCTTGGACAGCATCCAGGGTTGCCGCCTGTTCCGTCAGGAGTGTAATGTCACCGTCCGCCAGCCCCCACCCGTCTAACAACAGGTTTTTCACTAGCTGAACATCTGTCAGACAACCCGCTAAGGGGGGCACACCGGCCAACTGGGGATAGTGGTTAATGCCAATCAGGAGGACTCGCCACGGACGAAGGGAGTCTGCCCAGGAGCCGCCTGCCGTTTGCCAAACCCACGGCATCAGTGTCAGTGCCGCAGCACCATACAAAAAAGAACGACGGCTTAACCGCATGCCTTACCTCCCAACAAACCCATCCTCAGGTTAGAGCACGGGCACAACAACACTTATGAATTAGGACTAGTTCTATTCTCAAAGGTTGTGGACTCAATTAGGTCCACAGCGAGCATAAAACATCAATTTTTCCTAAAGGCCTTCCCCCCGCACAATGAAGCGGACACGCTGGCTAATAGTTGTCGCATGGTCACCAATGCGCTCCAAGTTGCGAATCAGCAGCAGTAGGATCAAGCGCAGTTCCACCGGCTCTTGGGGATTCAAAGGGGCGCAAA encodes:
- the nrdJ gene encoding ribonucleoside-triphosphate reductase, adenosylcobalamin-dependent → MVQNPPRPQTSFPTTAPTAYPVFYRTYSRQNEAGERESWQQVCDRTLKGLQEVGHLTEAEVALLREMQQELKALPSGRWLWVGGTDWVRQPENFSGAYNCTSTNVVDWDSFGLMMDLAMQGCGTGAILEPKYISQLPPICNRLEVTVVGNIGQTPREARQEHTTVTLSGQTCQIKVGDSRQGWVKSYQTLLELASNPHLGGSVQVTIDISDVRPTGERLKGFGGVANPVKLPELYHRCAALLNAAVGRQLTAVECCLLIDEAAVVVVAGNVRRSAGMRQGASDDEAFAQAKQNLWQQDEQGNWRIDPKRDALRMANHTRVFHRKPSLEECINAVRSQFYSGEGAIQWAGEAIARANADLLTTPHLKQAFLRAYENQQGDAFLQKLLPAMDQRELAHRLGRYGLNPCGEIIGADFHCNLAEIHLNQIDPADTATQEKAFKAGALSVAALLNHRFVVERYQYSRAVDPIVGVSFTGLFDFFVHAFGVPWLQWWAAGRPDTPQGREFKAQEAAFLQRWRRIVHETVWEYCDRHGLKRPNRCTTVQPSGTKSLLTGASPGWHPPKAQRFIRRITFRKGDPVAMACYDYGYNVIPSQSDKDETGKLLDDPFDPRCTEWLVEIPVAVSWADLAGADTIDISQFSALAQFDFYMQVQQHYTTHNTSATIELREAEVEPLATAIYTAIQQDQGYISAALLARFDAHETFPRLPFEPISKERYEQEVAAVARRKRVHDFHEALSRYSQPLTEAGPAGCDSDKCLMS
- a CDS encoding caspase family protein, which codes for MRLSRRSFLYGAAALTLMPWVWQTAGGSWADSLRPWRVLLIGINHYPQLAGVPPLAGCLTDVQLVKNLLLDGWGLADGDITLLTEQAATLDAVQETLGVLERSGQPLLVYFSGYGTLWQQQPALVLADATRAGEGILPLAELLRTKGVQVWLDTRFSPPPIEGEMLRWRFVPLHPGETRGIGQVPKDHLLWADLGVETHLNGVPMGLFTASFSHYLAALGGDRPLATSLMYTADELRWQTGAEMRLVSDGLAANLTLSPGFDGVVQAIGRDRSLQIWCGGLSPWLLTYCHPHSRWSTADGGTVVDMASFNGLLAQGVSSQPLQVGDRLYEQQRRLGKNLHLQVALDTNLSKIERVDAINALANEEKAAVLNSSDSLPDVVLTKSETAGSYGLEWPVGTLLEHSCSGSNEAAKAGIRRLNPLLNALLAQKWLTLTLNPTSSQVAVCTTLEQLSPTAKLLSRQSPPRSPNPLPDVLSTKLPAMNLHSPLTLAKGDTCRWSLYNYGDRPLNIVALAWDSSQGMLLLPLQTQSWQLAVAPGLNIPLYTWTLNRPCQWLKVFIISSPRPLSRFSQLSSHPNHSEPFLISGEDSLALVLGLLGDLSSEPEGNEFCLDVREWCTQGFTLRVV
- a CDS encoding ABC transporter permease; translated protein: MSTAAATAVPSIFSGEFVQETLALTRRLFIQLQRRPSTLVAGVVQPLIWLVLFGALFQNVPQGLFGESTSYGQFLCAGIIVFTAFSGALNAGLPVMFDREFGFLNRLLVAPLASRFSIVLASALFITTLSLIQVGAIASLGALLGTGLPNLAGIGVVLATVLILVFGVTALSLGLTFALPGHIELLAVIFVINLPLLFASTALVPLSFMPRWLQWIASLNPLSLAIEPIRYVYLHPDWRLSDVVMVAPWGSLSLGAALLILLTVALGMSLLIQPLLRRRLA
- a CDS encoding serine/threonine-protein kinase yields the protein MSYCLNPNCTKPDNPDDVDVCQACGSKLLLNDQYKAIKVLGRGGFGATFLAIDTRLPGNPTCVIKQLRPAATAPHIIAMARELFLREATTLGKVGNHPQLPRLLGYFENENEFYLIQEYVGGLTLQQEVKRFGPKSEEEVKQVLQEVLPILDYLHQNSVIHRDIKPANLIRRDLDNRLVLIDFGAVKDKVTQAMVENAPELSTFTSFAVGTPMYAPPEQMAMRPVYASDIYALGVTCVYLLTAKSPKEIERDPRTGEWHWQRYVKNISPEFAALLNKMLQDAVKDRYQTAMDVLADLQLLESKQAAGGAAPTVAAEDDDLSNALSTPPTQNRSRVPGAPKRSSYASSVSQNAQAARVRQSKMTGTQLGGPPVVGTGPGQHLRAKVTPRMTAAQVLTAYKRGERDFMDVDLSNVVLRNADLAGANFANANFTNADLKGCILANAVLREANFQGANLNDANLCGAYLVQANFERANLKGAKLLDASISGANFTGADISGADFSMVSGFVQGQLDHAKKNWFTKLPK
- the yqeK gene encoding bis(5'-nucleosyl)-tetraphosphatase (symmetrical) YqeK, which gives rise to MTPLVTASPKDSLCDRQQVLAWLAANVPAPRLQHILRVETMAAELALHHGLDVDRAAWAGLLHDLAKYFPPERLLSMAREAGLPITEVDEADPHLLHADISALVARQQFGVTDEQVLAAIANHTLGQAGMDALSCVVFLADSLEPGRGQTVELEELRKVAHQNLQEAVWRVCDRTLLWLIDQHRLIHPRMLLTRNWAMQVAPAKPKKSERTATAKVERHC